The genomic DNA CAATGGTGTCAAAACTGATATGACAGAAACGAGAGTGCCACACATTGGACTCACAAATTTTATTCATGGATGCAATATTCAAATGGAAATTTGGATCAACAGTATTTAAGCGAAACAAGTCTCCGCTCTCATAGCCTTTACCAACAAAGTTCCCGAATTTAGAAATTACAACTTTATTGGATTCAAACACTAACTTAAAACCATCTCGACATAACAAGGATCCTCTAATGAGATTCCTATTTATTGATGACGCATGCTGCATGTTCTTCAAGTGGACAATCTTTCCTAAACTTAACTTCAGTtcgaccgtaccaacaccaagaacaggcACAGCAGATCCGTTTCCCATCAAGACGGAGGAAGACCGCTCTCCTTGGTAAGAAGTAAACTAGGATATGCCATAGCATACATGTATATTCACACCAGTATCAACCCACCAATCTGTAGATTGAATTGCCGAAAATAAAACTGGAAAATTACCATACCGAGATCCACCGGCCTCATCGCCGTTGCCTATGGTGACATTCACCTTCTTGTTAGGCTTGCCATCATCTCGGTCCTTGCGGTAGCAGCAATTCTTCGCAAGATGCCCTTCTTTGCCACACACAAAACATGCTCTGATTTTATCTTCCTTCTCAGGTTTCTTCTTGAAGTTAGTGGTTTTCTTAGGCTTCCCACCATAGTTCATCTTACCCTTTACCTTACCCTTGTAGGTGGGTTTGTTCACTATGATGTTTGCACTTGCAACTTGAGCGGATGTTCCTGGAGCATCCTTTGCCCTTGCCTTCTCTTCCACATCGAGAGCTATAATCAAATTCTCGGTGGAGATATCCTCTCGTTTGTGTTTCAAGGTTGTGGCAAAATACCTCCAAGAAGCAAGGAGTTTGGCAATAATGCCCACTGCCACAAACCTATCCGGCAAAGGATAGCCCAAACTTGCAATCTCCCCTACCAGTAGCAGCATCTCATGTGCCTGCGCAACTATCGACTTTGCAGCATCAATGCTGAAGTCATAGAACTGCTCACAGGTATAGAGTAAGCGACCACCTTTTGAGACTGCATATTTGCGCTCAAGTGCATCCCACAACTCTGTGGGGTTGGTGTAATCCATGTATAGATCATACAACTGATCTGACAAAAGGGATAAGACACATCCAAGCGCCTTATCACTATCACCCGCAAACGCCGTGGTCTTCTCAACCATGAATGGCATCACTGGATGGATCACCCACCACAGTTCCATGGACATGAGCCAAAATTTGACTCTAGTCTGCCATCTCCGGATGTTACCACCGGCAAACCTCTCAGGTTTCATTGCATCCGAACGACCAGCCATTGCTGAATTACAATAAACGCATAGATAAGGTTTCTGGATTGTTGGAAATATGCGTTTAAAGATACCAGATTTCAATTTGAGGCAATAAAGTAAAAACAATGCTACTGCTATCTCAAGCATAATTGTAAACTGATTGAGCAAAACGAACCGACATATACTCATGTTAAATTCGATTACTCTTACCGATCAGCGCTCCGTCCTCGTGAAGAGACGATGGAGTGCAGATTGTAGCAGCGCAGAACGTAGTCGAACAGGCTCGAGCGGTCCGGCAGTTGCGCTGCCCAGAAACCTTATTGTCGACCCTCGTGCAGGCTTCACGACGGCAAGGGTTCGGAGATACCGCTCACCCTTCTCCTCAGTGCACGCCATGGGAAGGGCCGGGGAGATCTAGCAGCTCGACGACACAGCACAACAGGAAGTAAAAAATGGTAGGAAAAATTGAGTGTATGTCACCTGAATGTTTCCGGTCCACTCATATAGGTGCGGCCGCCCACAAAGAGCCGTTATCACTTTGATTACGCCCATAAATGACATTAAAACACATTCaggatacaacaacaacaacatagcattttttcctaagcaagttggggtaggctagagatgaaacccaaaagaaataaaggtcatggttcaggcacattgatagctagtctccaagcgctcctatccaaagctatctctttagagatattccaatccttaaggtctctcttaaccgactcatcctaagtcagtttaggtctacctctacccctctttacattatcgacccattcaagaaccccactacgcaccggcgcctcaggaggcctccgttggacatgtccaaaccatctcagccgatgttgggtaagtttcaccacaattggtgccaccccgaccctatctcGAATAGCTTCGtttcggactctatccctccttgtgtgcccgcaaaaccaccgcaacatccgcatctctgctacactcagttgctggacatgtcgcctttttgtaggccaatattcaacaccgtataacatcgccaggtgaattgctgtcctatagaacttgccttttagcttttgtggcacccttttgtcacaaaggatgccagaagcttgacgccatttcaaccagccagttgaaattctatgcctaacatcttcatcaatgtcgccatccttttgtagcaccgatcctaaataccgaaaagtatccttctgggccaccacttgcccatctagactaacgtctcccccctcatgcctagtcgcgctgaaatcacacatcatgtactcggtcttggtcctactaagtctaaaCCCTTTcaactctaacgtgcgtctccacagctctaacttcctattaacccttgccctactctcgtcaactggcaccacatcatcagcaaagagcatacaccaagggatctcaccttgtatattccttgtgacctcatccatcactaaagcaaataaataagggttcaaagctgacccctggtgtaggcctatgttaataggaaagtcagtggtgtcgccATCACATGTACGGACAAACGTCATCGCATCCCtgtacatatccttgatgagggtaatgtacttagttgggactttatgcttctccaaggcccaccacatgatatttttcggtactttgtcatacgccttctcgaggtcaataaagaccatgtgcaagtccttcttctgctccctatatctctccatcaattgtcgtattaagaaaatcgcctccatggttgaccttccaggcatgaacccaaactggttttgggtcacacttgtcactcttcttaggcgatgctcgataaccctctcccagagcttcatcgtatggctcatcagcttaatcccacggtagttagtacaactttgaacatcgcccttatttttgaagatagatactaatatacttcttctccattcttccggcatcttgtttgaccgaaaaatgaggttaaaaagcttagttaaccatactattgctctatcacctaggcatctccacacctcaatggggataccatcagggcccatcgctttacctcccttcatcctcttcaaagcatccccgatctctacctcctgaattctcctcacaaagtgtctgttggtatcgtcaaaagagtcatctaattcaaaggtagggccctcactctccccattaaacaacttgtcgaagtactatCTCCATCTATcactgatctcctcatccttcactagcagtcgatctgtcccatccttgatgcatttgatttggttgatgtcccttgtcttccgctcgcggatcctaacCATCCTATAAATATCATTTTCCCATTCTTTCGTGCCTaaccgctgatacaggtcatcatacgccttaccctttgctacactcacagctcgctttgcaaccctcttcgctaatttatagccctcgatgttggttgcactcttgtcaaggtggaggcgcttgaaacactccttctccttaatagccctttgcacctcgttgttccaccaccaggtgtctttcccctcctgtttgcctcccctactcacgccaaacacctctgaggccaccttccgaacacatgttgccatctttagccacatgtcatctgcatcttctccttcttcccaaggcccgtCACCTAGCATTCtctccttaaacgcttgtgctgCTTCCCCtataagcttccaccactttgttctcgcaatctttgcacgtttgtcccggtggacacatacgcgaagacgaaagtccgccaccacaagcttgtgttgagggacaacacactccccaggtatcaccttacaatctaagcaatcacgtctatcctccctcctagcaaggataaagtcgatctggctcgagtgttgtccactacgaaatgtcacaagatgggatttcCTCTTCTTGAaaacggtattcgctatcaacaagtcgtaggccaacgcgaagttcaacacatcctccccctcttgactcctgctaccatacccaaaacccccgtgcactcgctcgaaccctacattagtcgcacccacatggccattgagatctcctcctatgaagagtttctcgctggtaggcacggtactaaccatgctatctagatcttcccagaactacatcttggtgctctcactaaggcctacctgaggggcataggcactgatcacattcaaagcCGAATCTCCAACAACCATCCGGATTAGGATAAttcggtcgccttgccttctaacctctacgacaaTTTACTAAGAATTATAGCATTAACCAGGCATTGATTAGCACCTAATCAGTGCACAACGGTTCATATGTGAGAGACACATCTCAGCCGAGGAGGTCTTGagccgctcgagggtaggtcgcTACCcacgagcgaggtggagattaAGCGCGCTGCTGGAGGCCTCGGCTCGAGCCGCTCGAGGGTAaatcgctaccctcgagcgaggcggagattgagCTCGCTGCTAGAGGCCTCGGCTCGAGCCGCTCAAGGGTaggtcgctaccctcgagcgaggcaaaaATCGCTCCGCGGGTTTGAGGAGGCCTCGGTTGCTCCGTATCGCACGTGTGCTTTGGAATTCTCCTGAATGGTCCATAAATGGACCAAATTCCAACAGAGGAGATTTGACTCTCACTTCTCGAATCAGAAATACCAATATTGATAGAAGAACTTTCTCATTTCAATTTTCCTATCATACATACTTGTCTGTATCAGACATAAGGTATGAACCCCTTTTTAATCAATTTGTTCCCCCTTTGCTTTCTCAGGTTTCCATTCATATATTGTCAACTGAAACTTCTCCAAGAATCTGGAACTGGAATTGTGGACCTTTCTTGCATGATTTTCCAATGATGTGTTCAATTTACTTGTAAATGCTTTTGATAGTCTCATATGTATTATGCTTGTGTCATTAATATTGAAGCGAACTTGGATAAAGCAAAACCTTTCTAGAAGCAGCTCGGCTGCTGACGAACATGCTGGTTTTATACTATAGTTTTAGTGTAGGCACACACCGAAGTTTTAGACCACATGAGACAGGTCATGTACTTTAGTTGTATAGGTAAGGAGGGAGCTGAAGTTGGAGAAAATAGGTGTTAACAGACATTCAGTATCATGTACCTTATGTCAATTCAAGCACATACCCATTCAAACTGTTGAGAAGGCACGGATGATGGCAAAAGTCATGCGGATGGGAAGGAAGGCAGGGGCAAGGAAGAAGGCAAGCGGGAAGATGACGGGGAGAGTGGCAAGCACAGGAAAAATGATAAGTCATCAGGGAAGGGGTATAAGACGAGGTAGCTCATCGAAAAGTGCCTATTCTtcaagttcatgtgcattttAGCATGTTGTATACCTCAGAATAATATAGGAAAATAATAAATAAGCATATGCACAGATCTGTTTTCCGGCTGTTGTgttttcaaatatataatttgaGTTAAGTTGTTGTAATGTTATGAAAACTCTAGCTGCTTGGTTGTTTTTGGATATCAAATCTTATCTTCTAATTAACTAGTCATTGACAATTTTTTCTTCTTATCAACTGAGACAACTTatgaattgatttttttttccttcaggGCTGATGATGAAACAGATAAGACTCGTAAAGTGAAAGGCAAAGCATAGAGGCCAGAAAGCATGTATATTGATGTCCATGACATTCCTACTAAAGGAAGTGATAGTGATAACTCTAAGACATTATCAGAGCTTGAGGATTCTATTTTCCATAACAGCAGAGTGGTAAACACAAAGTTGAGGTTGGCAGATGATCTGGTACTGGTAGTGAAAGAGAACCAACATAAGAGGCGACGCCACTATTCAAATCCCTGATGTAAGTTCATTATGAAACagcctattttcttttcttttcatccatGCAAGTTTTTTGTACCTTAAAAAAGATGCTAATAACTTTTAGGTCATATTATACCTTTTAGTATTCTTTTGGTATTGAACAGTAAAGCACAACTATTTGTTATCATCTACTGTATCATGCATGCTATTTGTATAGCAAGACCACCAGTATGCATTTGTCACCTCATGGACATATGCTTGCATTTCTAATGTGTTTGTACGGATGTGCTAATTATTTAAATAATAGTCTGTCTACTCTAGTTTGAAAAGTTCACAAACCATACATAGGTATTTTTTAGGTCACTATTTTATTCATTCAACAACCAGGACAAAAGCATTTTAGcttttaatcccaagcaagttggggtaggctctCACTCGCGTTTTGTCTCCATATGAGTGACTTGATTTTTACAATGATTTGACAAACCTGTTACAACCCTCCTCATTTCAGGGAAGGACCTCTTTTCTTGACCCTGGCTTGGTACCACTACTGCATTAATCGGGCAAAATCAATTTTCTGAGGCGGGCACAAGAAACGCCTCAGACCTAAGGTCACAGGAAATGAgcattttctgaggcggtttggtgCTAGCCtcagttaatcaaataaaaaaagaaaacccacgacaggcccgccgagcccatcacaGGCCCGTCAAGCCCATCTGAGCTAGGTGCGGGTCGCCgtcgcccctccgccgcccgcccgccgcgcgctcgGGGCCGCgtagcgccgctgccgctctggCCCGCGGCCACTCGCGGGCCGTGCCGCCCCGCCGCTTCGGGACGCGCTGCCGCCTCTGGTCCGTCCCCCAGatccggccacgcgccgctgcAGCGATGGCCACAGCCCGCTAGCGCCTACGGCCACCGTCCATGCGTGGCCGCTGGATCCGGCCGCCCCTCCAACAGCGTCGTGAGGGAGAGGGCACGCACAGCCGAGGCCGCGGACCAGCAGATCTGGCCGCCGGTGGGCCATGTCATCGATCTGCATGCgcaggaggggatggagagaggagagagaactgcgcgggaggggagagggagagagaaagagtgaTGGGAGagaaagagttagggtttgcTGAACCGGGCTCCTTTGGATTTTTATTGGGCCCGAcctattaactgaggcggagATGTATAATgtaaccgcctcagaaaatatAGGTATTTACTGAGGCGGACATGTATAACATAACCACCTCTGTTAATcgattttctgaggcggttttcgtaaccgcctctgttaataggaaacgaccgcctctgttaatgctgAGCATTAACAGATGCGGTTATTTTTTATGCCCGCCTCAGAGCTCTTTTAAAGTGCCTCGCAAAATATAGAATTGTAGTAGTGTACCCCTATTTTGGAACAACACAGGTGGAGTTTATTTTACATGTAGATAATTTTGATGATATGTTGACCCGAAGGTCTTGGTTAGGGTTCCGTGGTTTTCGATTGAATTCAAGTATGCGCCACCGTATTTCCTGTGCACATTCGTCTGTGCTCCCTATATAGTGTTTTCATTAGATTCATAGTTCCATACCATGATTTTGTAATTTACGGTTCATTCCTCTAGTATTTTTGTGGGTGGGTGGTGGTTTTTGCTCAAGATGAGAATGGGCTGGGTTGACCCATTGGGTCACTGGCTCGACCCACAATAGCAAGGCCAATGAGCCACCGGGTCGGCCTCAAATGAGAAACGGTCCATTTAGAGCCGAAACATGTTGACCCGATGGGTCAATAGGGTCGACCCGCGTGACAATTCCCCCCCCCACGACCCCATCCAAGTGCGCCGCCAGGCTCCTCCACCCGGCAGGCGAGTGAGCAGGCGGCAGCGGGCATGCCGTCCTCCCCTCGGCAGCGGCAACCCGGCATCAGTTTAGGCATGTGAAGAGAAGTAAGACTGTCCATAAATGTTTATCTGGTTTGTGAATCATCAATTTTTGTTGACTTCCTTGCCCCATGGGTTTTTAGTGTGAAGTTTAGACATCAGTTTGTAGAGCATAACATAAATGTCAATAGCCCTTTGTTTGGATCGAATTTTGCTTCTATACATAGAGCCTTCATTGTGAGATTGTAGCTTGCAGTAAAGTGTTCTTCGTTCTATAGACCAGCCAATCAGGTAAAGCTGCATTTGTTGAAATGCTTCAACTTTTAGGACATTGTGTGATTGTGTTGGCATAGTTCAACATATATGCATATGTGTCGGCAAAGTTTCCTATATGACTCTGTGCTGGTAGAGTTCACTTTCCCTATTTGATTCTCCAATAGTCTTTCTGTGTTGCAACTGATCTGTTCATGATTCAAATTAGGGATCAATTGGCCTCGCAGAATGATTTGAAGATGAGTTTCACAGAAGATTAGTGTTTTATGTATCCTTGTGATTGTTTCCTATCTTTAACACATATTTTGTAATGTCACCTGGCCGCCTGGAGCTAGTCACAAAATTAAAGGCCAGACAGACATGGTACCATAGTTGTGTAAGCTCTTTTATTGATGTTACGATATTCGATGTTCATTTCGGTTCATCATTTTCACTAATACTGTTTTTGTAGACTCTCGAGTTGTTTGCGAAGCCCATTTTGCAAGACATAAAGGAATCCTATTGATGGTATATAAGTGCAGTTAGAATCATGTAATGTTAGGAGCTGTGTCAGAACTTTTTTTGAACGGAACTTTGGCTGTGCTACCAAGGGAGTGCCTATCTTATCTGAAATTTTTGATGTGGGGTGTCTTGGTGCTCTGCACACATGATCTCTGATGCACGCACACGCGGTGATGTTGCTTGAAATAATAATGCACAGTGATGTCTTGTCTGAAAATTTAAACAAGTATAATCTATTGCATAATGATACCTAAAATGATTGCATTGGGCCAACCCGTGATGCCCATTGAGCCATTAAGGCCATAGACAAAATGTTGGTTTGGGTCGGCCCATGGCCTTAGAAGTTAGCCTCGAGGCCATGGGGGCCAAGTCCAAGGCCAGGTCCGGGCCAGCCCATTCTCATCCTAAGTTATTGCAACAAatcaaggaggaggaagagagattTTTTCCCCTACATTACAAACTGTTTCGGTAGTTGTTCTCCATTCATTTGCAATTGCGAGTAGGTTTACATGCAGAAAATGAGGTAGGCAAATAGCAGGAGGGAGAGGCTCGAGGATGATTGCTACTTATGATTGTAAATCATGATTTTCAGTAGAATTGTTGATTTGATAGCACACTATATGTTATATGTTAAAAGAATGCAAGGCGACCTAAGGCGACCTTATAGAGTATTCTCCACAAGGCAATAAGAAGATATTTTTCGTGGAGTActctagaattagtaataaataaattagaaaatctTGTAATATTTAGGAATTCTCTAGAAGGGGGGACACATGTCACCACCCTATGATCCGCCTTAGACCCCCCTTCTTGTCATGTCATCTATCTAAGCATGGTATATgagaagggtgagtgctagAATAGCTACAAAGAGAGAGTGTATTGCGTACTCTTGTGTAATACTATTGTATTGTAATAAAGTAAGTAttttgtaagtgttagtctcctaatttttaagtacttagtgtataagttgtaaTCTATTAATGGGCTggttctgccacccgggatcagaAAGACTCTGCCTCCCggagccagcttcatctgttggtagactctgccacccggaagcgagAAAGCGGTTCTGCCGTTAAAAGGACCTTATACACTAAGTtgctagaaattgaaaaagctaACCGACtgagtgagttggtgtgtcttAGGGGTAGGTCCTCAGCTTAGTGGGTATTAGGGTCACCTCGATTTCCAACAATGATATCAGAGCTTGACGGTCTTGGACAATCTAGAGGACGTCTGGAGAAGGCTTCAGTGAGCACAAGGGCGAGATAATggtaaatatgtattttagaatGTAAATATTTAATAGTTGAAAGAGGGgcgagatagataattataatcaTTAGCTATGAACTTTAATGTTAATTATATTagtccgtgcgggagcacgagtTGATAGGCTAGTACGATGAATCAGAATATAAGCTAGCCCGGCCCGAGTCGGAAAAACTTCAAAGTTTTTACCAAAATACACACTTGCAACCCGGATCGGATTCCGCAATGCGAATAAAGAAATGGTATGAAAGAAATCAATCCAAAGGAACAGATCGAGAATGGAAAACTCACGTGAGATTACGGAGAATGTTGTGCTAGAGAAGGAGGTTCAACGCGGGGTGGGTGGACGCTGGACGGCTGCCGACAGCGCTGTGCTGCTGCGTGTCGAGTCCACGCTCATCCCTTCCGGTGCCTCGTTGAGGATAGGCGGTGTTCGTACGTGCCGCGACGATGTCGTAGCTCCTCCTAGTCGCTGGCGACTGTGCAGGCAGACGCCGGGCGGCGGCTAAGCTTGTGTTGTGTGCGTGATTGGTCAGAGGGAGGATAGGCGGTGTTCGTACGTGCCGCGACGATGTCGTAGCTCCTCCTAGTCGCTGGCGACTGTGCAGGCAGACGCCGGGCGGCGGCTAAGCTTGTGTTGTGTGCGTGATTGGTCAGAGGAAGTACCCTAGAAGGCAAGCGCCTAGTACCATAGAATGCTACCGGCTGCTTAGTGAATTGGGCTGTATTCAGAAATTACTCAGATACATGTGCGGCCCATGGATCGGAttatttagttttttttctgAACGTATCGAACACGTCTGTCATCCTGCGTGCTGTATTACTTTGTATGTGGATCAAACTCAGGTAACAAAATATGAATCATTGTTTCACTTAAAAAGTGACATGCATTCTTAATTATGAACCGCCGTTCAAAATGAATTAAGGATGAGAAAGTGTGTATTTACAACACAGACAAAGAACATGAATTGACTGGTAACAACTTGTCTTCAACAGTAGGAGAAAGTGGAATTTCTCACTTCTAGAGTTATTCCATGTTTCCTTTTCCTTGCCCAGTCGCTGGATTCTGAGCTGAAGGTAGTGCTTGAAGGTCCAAACAAATGACAGGTTTGTTCTAGGAAGAagtagagagagagggagaaaatAATATTGTGTCTAGACATGAGCAATCTATACACATCATTGCTGGGGAAGTAATTTGCTAGTTCGTATTCAGAGCAACTGATTTGCAGATGGGGCACCAGTTCTTCTGCCTGAGCCAGCGCTGTATGCAGGACATGTGGTAGTAGTGTTTGCACGCGATCTTGCCCAGCTCCTCACCGGCTAAATACTCCTcctgacaaaaaaaaatgcaacagAAATGTTTAGCATGATGCAGAAGATCTGCAAatagtaccccccccccccacgcacacacacacccacatcCCTTCAGAATAATTAATAATATGATGCGATTATACAATAGAACTTGCCTGGCAAACGCTGCACTTTCTGTCACAATCTTCATGAGAACCTGAAGCTGTGAGCATGTAAATGCTCCTATTCAGGCACTTTGCCAACACATCGTCTGAAAGGCCAGTGTTTACAGTACCAATTCGCTCCCCCAAGGCAAGCAATTCCTGCAATGCAATGTGTCCCAAATGCTTTAACGTCTGAAGAAACAAAACATGGCAAACAAAAGATGCTGCCGACTGAAGtgagggaggagaagaggaagTAATTCAAGGAAATCAGCTAACAACATCGTCAGAGTAGGGATTCGAGATTCAGACATACTTCGTAAGACATGCCGTCGATATCCATCCTCATTCCTCTATGGCGATCATTGAATATGAAGTAGTTCTCGAGCTGCAAGAGACAATTTACTTATACGATTTGCGTTCTCTATATAATTTCTCCAAGATATCAGCATGAATAATGATCATTGTAGCTTTACCTCTTCAGTTACTCCCGTATCAAAGCGCCAGTATCCATTTGAATCCTCCACGCTGTCCTCCAGAGATGACACTCCTCCCTGAAGGCCACTTCTGTATCTTGCCATGAATCCAGAAAGAAACCCTTCAGAAGGCACATGGTCTCTTGCTACCTGCTCAACTAGCAGCAAGTCATCGTCACTCCTCTCTGAATTCCTCCTAGCATCTCCAGAGCCATTTCTGTGCCCACTGTCAGTTCCTGCATTTGCACTGTCATCTGCTTTTCTTATCCTTGAAGCTGCCCGATGCGATGGCCTTGAGATGGAGCGGCTACTACTCGGGGAACTAGCATTGAGTCCGTTCGGTGACGGTGGGCTGCTCTCCCTATTCAGTGATCGCTTCCTTGATGCATTGACCCTATCCTTGAGCCGAGCCAATAGATCACGCCCAGGAGTGTCTCTTGACCTGTTCCCGGTCTCACTGCAGGAGCCTCCTGCATCCCTGCTGATGCTGTCTGAAGCACTGCTTTCCTGTTGCTGTGGAGGCTTTCTGCTCGGCTTCCTCAAAATTTGTGATCTCCCAGGGGTAGCCGGTGCTGATTCATTGGGCGCCGCTGTCCTGTGCACCTCCTTGCCTTTGGCTTTGTCAACTGAATGCCGACCGCTACAACCATGGCGCGAGCAGCAATTCTTAGCCTTGGGACGCGAACCGTCTTCTCTGAAGAGAAGAATTGACCCTCCCTTGGTGAAGAGGAGGCCGCCGACTGTTCGTCTTCCCATGTGTTCATCCATGTCAGGCAATCACCTGAAATCGGAAATGGTTGGAAGAAGTCAGATACTGAGGCGTGATCAAAGTGATGAAGTGAATCGTCAAGTGGTCAGCTCATCAACTGTGGTGACAGGTAATGTGTTGGATTCGGAACATACGCCATTCCCAACTCAGTGGTCCTATTAGGCCTTCAAAACTATTGTCTTTTTTTAATAAAGgaatattttaaatttctaTATTAAGGTATGGAGGGGAAGTAATCACCATTCACCACGGGCCATGTGATGGCAGGATGACCATTCTAATCATTCAATCAGGTGATCCTTCATATAATTTTACCTATTATTAAGTTAATTAGTCTAGTTATGCATGTGTTCCTGCTCATAGTACAACCAAAAGCCTCTTTTCCTGTCGACCAAACGAAGTTGCTGCAGCAACCTTTTTGCCTTCCGGCCTGAAATTATTTCCTATCCTGAAAGGTCAATTTGCCCCTGCCTATCTAGCACGGCAGGCCAAGTACTGTATCAAAACCGAAAGCTGTACTGATTCTGCTTTACGCGGACCTGACTCTAGACAGTTGACGGATACGGATTCCATGGCATAAGAAAAAT from Panicum virgatum strain AP13 chromosome 7N, P.virgatum_v5, whole genome shotgun sequence includes the following:
- the LOC120682288 gene encoding probable E3 ubiquitin-protein ligase HIP1, with translation MDEHMGRRTVGGLLFTKGGSILLFREDGSRPKAKNCCSRHGCSGRHSVDKAKGKEVHRTAAPNESAPATPGRSQILRKPSRKPPQQQESSASDSISRDAGGSCSETGNRSRDTPGRDLLARLKDRVNASRKRSLNRESSPPSPNGLNASSPSSSRSISRPSHRAASRIRKADDSANAGTDSGHRNGSGDARRNSERSDDDLLLVEQVARDHVPSEGFLSGFMARYRSGLQGGVSSLEDSVEDSNGYWRFDTGVTEELENYFIFNDRHRGMRMDIDGMSYEELLALGERIGTVNTGLSDDVLAKCLNRSIYMLTASGSHEDCDRKCSVCQEEYLAGEELGKIACKHYYHMSCIQRWLRQKNWCPICKSVALNTN